A single region of the Paramicrobacterium fandaimingii genome encodes:
- a CDS encoding ABC transporter ATP-binding protein, with protein sequence MALLRLSLHYARPYWPWIVAVVILQLASTIATLFLPSLNARIIDEGIAKGDTEFIWNTGIVMLIVCFAQIIAAISAIYCGARVAMAVGRDLRRAIYSKVDKLTALEVGRFGTATLITRNTNDVQQVQMLVLMTLNFMVMTPIMCIGGIVMALREDVGLSWLVWVSVPLLFIVVGFLVRLLLPLFREMQDRIDTINGVLREQIVGIRVIRAFVREPHETARYRSANEAITRVSVRVGNIFVLMFPVIMMVLHLATSAVLWFGGHRVDAGAMEVGSLTAFLQYLLQILVAVMMGVFMVMMIPRAVVCAERIDDVLRESDHVPPTVEKAPTPETGTVVFDHVTFGYPGAERPVLDDVSFTAVPGRTTAIVGSTGAGKTTLVNLIPNLYDVQSGRVTIDGSSVADLTRAQRASVIGLVPQKPYLFSGTIGSNLRFGRPGATDDELWDALRIAQADDFVAAKPKGLDDPVSQGGTNVSGGQRQRLCIARALVSRPTVYLFDDSFSALDVSTDARLREALAESITDAAVIVVAQRVSTIREADEIIVLDAGVIVGRGTHDELLVANETYREIVESQLSVEGVR encoded by the coding sequence GTGGCCCTCCTCCGCCTTTCACTTCATTATGCCCGGCCGTATTGGCCGTGGATTGTCGCCGTCGTCATTCTGCAGCTCGCGTCGACGATCGCCACGCTGTTCCTGCCAAGCCTCAACGCTCGCATCATCGATGAGGGCATCGCCAAGGGCGACACCGAGTTCATCTGGAACACCGGAATCGTCATGCTCATCGTCTGCTTCGCGCAGATCATCGCCGCCATCAGCGCGATCTACTGCGGTGCACGCGTGGCCATGGCGGTCGGCCGCGATCTTCGCCGAGCTATCTACAGCAAGGTCGATAAGCTCACAGCCCTCGAGGTCGGACGGTTCGGCACTGCGACATTGATCACCCGCAATACGAACGATGTGCAGCAGGTGCAGATGCTCGTGCTCATGACCCTGAACTTCATGGTGATGACACCCATCATGTGCATCGGCGGCATCGTCATGGCACTGCGCGAAGACGTCGGTCTGTCATGGCTTGTCTGGGTTTCGGTGCCTCTGCTCTTCATCGTCGTCGGCTTCCTCGTGAGGCTGCTTCTGCCTCTCTTCCGAGAGATGCAGGATCGCATCGACACGATCAACGGCGTTCTGCGCGAGCAGATCGTCGGCATCAGAGTCATCCGCGCGTTCGTGCGCGAGCCCCACGAGACGGCGCGCTACCGCTCGGCGAACGAGGCGATCACACGCGTCTCAGTGCGCGTCGGCAACATCTTCGTTCTGATGTTCCCCGTCATCATGATGGTGCTCCACCTGGCAACATCCGCTGTTCTCTGGTTCGGCGGGCACCGAGTGGATGCTGGCGCGATGGAGGTCGGCTCCCTCACCGCATTTCTGCAGTACCTCCTGCAGATTCTCGTCGCCGTCATGATGGGCGTGTTCATGGTAATGATGATTCCGCGGGCAGTCGTGTGCGCTGAGCGCATCGACGACGTGCTCCGTGAGAGCGACCACGTTCCGCCCACGGTCGAGAAGGCACCGACACCCGAGACCGGCACCGTCGTGTTCGATCATGTGACGTTCGGGTACCCCGGCGCCGAGCGGCCCGTACTCGACGACGTCAGCTTCACCGCTGTGCCGGGCCGCACCACGGCGATCGTCGGCTCGACGGGTGCGGGCAAGACGACGTTGGTCAACCTCATTCCCAACCTATACGACGTGCAGTCGGGCAGGGTCACCATCGACGGCTCGTCTGTTGCCGATCTCACACGGGCACAGCGCGCAAGCGTGATCGGCCTGGTACCGCAGAAGCCTTACCTCTTCTCGGGCACGATCGGCTCCAACCTGAGATTCGGCAGACCCGGCGCCACAGATGACGAACTCTGGGATGCATTGCGCATCGCCCAGGCAGACGACTTCGTCGCCGCGAAGCCGAAGGGACTCGACGACCCCGTCTCACAGGGCGGCACGAACGTCTCGGGCGGGCAGCGCCAACGACTCTGCATCGCACGCGCTCTCGTATCTCGGCCCACGGTGTATCTGTTCGACGATTCGTTCTCAGCGCTCGACGTCTCAACCGATGCCCGGCTTCGCGAAGCGCTCGCCGAGTCGATTACGGATGCCGCCGTGATCGTCGTCGCCCAGAGGGTGTCGACGATTCGTGAGGCAGACGAGATCATCGTGCTCGACGCCGGCGTCATCGTCGGCCGGGGCACGCACGACGAGCTTCTCGTCGCAAACGAGACATACCGGGAGATCGTCGAGTCCCAGCTCAGTGTGGAAGGGGTGCGCTGA
- a CDS encoding ABC transporter ATP-binding protein: MARRDKKNAASTASGIEPTGSSIAEAEAAKTDDALLEYTPTEADGDMFGDAPAKKAQHFWPSAKRLVGLLKPERTGMVLVVLLVVGSVVLTVIAPKVLGAAMDVIFNGVIGAQLPEGVPLETIIDQAKAAGNGDYAQMLATADVVPGQGIDFVALSRLIFIVLGMYVIASILMWAQGFILNALVMRVVFRIREDIEVKLNRLPLSYFDTRQRGDLMSRVTNDVDNVQQALQQAFSQLVQSLLTIVGIAAMMFIVSWQLALLALIALPLSAIIAGVIGVRSQKLFTAQWRETGTLNGHIEESYSGLELVRAFGRDEEMLQEFDDRNEKLFRASFGAQFVSGMIMPAMQFVSYLTYVLIAVAGGLRVASGQMTLGDATAFIQYSREFSQPISEMAGVANMVQSGVASAERTFELLDADEQEPDDVRAELPEKTNGHVEFDGVSFSYVPESSLIEDVSFEVQPGETVAIVGPTGAGKTTLVNLVMRFYEITGGRILLDGIDTRELSRAQLRSQVGMVLQDTWLFEGSIRDNIRYGRLDATDDEVVDAATATMVDRFVRQLPDGYDTVVDAEGGSVSAGERQLITIARAFLANPSLLILDEATSSVDTRTELLVQKAMAALRTDRTSFVIAHRLSTIRDAHTILVMENGAIVEHGTHDGLLAKRGAYFDLYMTQFRGEDREEQFETEEHLEVAAEAPLTQEVPAVTGAVPTENDSND; the protein is encoded by the coding sequence ATGGCCCGCCGCGACAAGAAGAACGCCGCCTCCACAGCATCCGGAATTGAACCGACAGGGTCGAGCATTGCCGAGGCGGAAGCAGCGAAAACTGACGATGCATTACTGGAGTACACCCCGACAGAGGCAGACGGCGACATGTTCGGCGACGCCCCTGCCAAGAAGGCGCAGCACTTCTGGCCTTCGGCGAAGCGTCTTGTCGGATTGCTGAAACCCGAGCGGACCGGCATGGTCCTGGTCGTGCTGCTCGTCGTCGGTTCCGTTGTGCTCACGGTGATCGCACCCAAGGTTCTGGGTGCCGCAATGGACGTGATCTTCAACGGCGTCATCGGAGCGCAGCTGCCCGAGGGTGTTCCGCTCGAGACGATTATCGATCAGGCGAAAGCAGCGGGCAATGGCGACTATGCCCAGATGCTCGCGACGGCCGATGTCGTGCCGGGGCAGGGAATCGACTTCGTCGCACTGAGCCGCCTCATCTTCATCGTGCTCGGCATGTACGTCATTGCGTCCATTCTCATGTGGGCGCAGGGCTTCATCTTGAACGCCCTCGTGATGCGCGTTGTGTTCCGAATTCGCGAAGACATCGAGGTGAAGCTCAATCGCCTGCCGCTGAGCTACTTCGACACACGCCAGCGCGGCGACCTCATGTCGCGCGTGACGAACGACGTTGACAACGTTCAGCAGGCACTTCAGCAGGCGTTCTCGCAGCTCGTGCAGTCGCTGCTCACCATCGTGGGCATCGCGGCGATGATGTTCATCGTCTCGTGGCAGCTCGCTCTGCTGGCGCTCATCGCCCTTCCGCTCTCGGCCATCATTGCCGGAGTGATCGGCGTGCGTTCGCAGAAGCTGTTCACCGCGCAGTGGAGAGAGACGGGAACACTCAACGGCCATATCGAAGAGTCGTACTCAGGGCTTGAGCTTGTGCGCGCTTTCGGTCGTGATGAAGAAATGCTGCAGGAGTTCGACGACCGCAACGAGAAGCTCTTCCGGGCATCCTTCGGCGCCCAGTTCGTCTCGGGAATGATCATGCCCGCCATGCAGTTTGTCTCGTACCTCACCTACGTACTGATCGCCGTCGCTGGTGGCCTGCGCGTCGCGTCAGGGCAGATGACGCTCGGCGATGCAACGGCATTTATTCAGTACTCGCGCGAGTTCTCGCAGCCGATCAGCGAAATGGCCGGCGTCGCCAACATGGTGCAGTCGGGCGTTGCCTCGGCCGAGCGCACGTTCGAGCTGCTCGACGCAGACGAGCAGGAGCCTGACGACGTGCGCGCCGAGCTTCCCGAAAAGACAAACGGCCATGTGGAATTCGACGGCGTCTCGTTCAGCTATGTGCCGGAGTCGTCGCTGATCGAAGACGTGTCGTTCGAGGTGCAGCCCGGTGAGACCGTCGCGATTGTCGGGCCGACCGGTGCGGGCAAGACAACGCTTGTCAACCTCGTGATGCGCTTCTATGAGATCACCGGTGGGCGCATCCTGCTCGACGGCATCGACACGCGCGAGCTTTCACGCGCCCAGCTGCGCTCGCAGGTCGGCATGGTGCTGCAGGACACCTGGCTGTTCGAGGGCAGCATCCGCGACAACATCCGGTACGGCCGTCTCGATGCGACAGACGACGAGGTTGTGGATGCCGCGACGGCGACCATGGTCGATCGCTTTGTGCGCCAGCTTCCTGACGGGTACGACACCGTGGTGGATGCCGAGGGCGGCAGCGTCTCGGCCGGCGAGCGTCAGCTGATCACGATCGCCCGCGCGTTCCTTGCCAACCCGTCGCTGCTTATTCTCGATGAGGCGACGAGTTCGGTTGACACGCGAACGGAGTTGCTCGTGCAGAAGGCCATGGCCGCGCTGCGCACCGATCGCACATCGTTCGTCATCGCGCACCGCCTGTCGACGATTCGCGATGCGCACACGATTCTCGTGATGGAGAACGGCGCGATCGTCGAGCATGGCACGCACGACGGTCTGCTGGCCAAGCGTGGGGCATACTTCGATCTCTACATGACGCAGTTCCGCGGTGAAGACCGCGAGGAGCAGTTTGAGACCGAAGAGCATCTCGAGGTGGCAGCCGAGGCACCGCTCACGCAAGAGGTTCCCGCGGTGACGGGAGCAGTGCCGACGGAGAACGACTCAAACGACTAA
- a CDS encoding putative transporter small subunit has protein sequence MNVILLTVYVLVWPLIVAGTLYYIASAFFREWREARREGRRLI, from the coding sequence ATGAACGTCATTCTGCTCACCGTCTATGTTCTGGTCTGGCCCCTCATCGTGGCCGGAACGCTGTACTACATCGCGAGCGCCTTCTTTCGGGAATGGCGTGAGGCACGCCGTGAGGGCCGCCGCCTGATCTAG
- a CDS encoding sodium:solute symporter family protein has protein sequence MSIAISRKKENADGYMTAGNKIGFGISAASMTATWIWASSMYASATSGYTYGISGPIHYGLWGALMILLIYPFGRRIRKVAPRAHTMAEVMHARHGRSSQLMLAGSNVLGSLISLTSNFIAGGALVSMLSPFSFGQGILIIAAGVLLYTLWSGFRASVLTDFAQVIAMLGAVVIIIPAVFFLAGGPSMFVEGAKNLTPQQGDFFSSDAFLNQGAPYIAAVLAYAIGNQTIAQRLFAVREDLIKRTFVTATVGYGATIIGIGMLGVMALYLGIEPIDGDPNNLIPQIAATFLGPVLLCLFFIMIIGSLASTADSDLAALSSIMMADVYGQNIAGTKNANPQTMLLVGRITMIVATGAALFFASGQMNILDLLVFVGALWGALVFPVIASFYWKKVTNLAFSASVLTALAVFIPVRFEWFSMAGATGIIFDVLSVIGIGIVLGLMAFGFFGKRVALIVAGVAIVASAPFAIGFLHDYAVLSGSLVAYSVSTIVCTALSFRSKMNFDFDLIKQRTGDFDTENPEDALLDTVTPTSSADNTTDSDDESADQARR, from the coding sequence ATGTCGATCGCGATCAGCCGCAAGAAAGAGAACGCGGACGGCTACATGACAGCGGGAAACAAGATCGGCTTCGGAATCTCTGCCGCGTCGATGACCGCCACCTGGATCTGGGCATCATCGATGTATGCCTCAGCGACGTCTGGCTACACATACGGAATCTCCGGGCCGATCCACTATGGGCTTTGGGGAGCCCTGATGATTCTGCTGATCTACCCGTTCGGCCGCCGCATTCGCAAAGTCGCGCCCCGGGCCCACACCATGGCTGAGGTCATGCACGCGCGGCACGGCCGCTCGAGCCAGCTGATGCTCGCAGGCTCCAACGTGCTCGGCAGCCTCATCAGCCTCACGTCGAACTTCATCGCCGGCGGCGCACTCGTCTCGATGCTCTCCCCCTTCAGCTTTGGGCAGGGCATTCTCATCATCGCTGCGGGCGTTCTTCTGTACACCCTGTGGTCGGGGTTCCGCGCGTCGGTGCTCACCGACTTCGCGCAGGTGATTGCAATGCTCGGCGCCGTCGTCATCATCATTCCCGCCGTGTTCTTTCTCGCCGGCGGTCCGTCGATGTTCGTCGAGGGCGCCAAGAACCTGACTCCGCAGCAGGGCGATTTCTTCTCGTCGGATGCCTTCCTCAATCAGGGTGCCCCGTACATCGCTGCTGTGCTCGCGTATGCGATCGGCAACCAGACAATTGCGCAGCGTCTCTTCGCCGTGCGCGAGGACCTCATCAAGAGAACGTTCGTCACGGCGACGGTCGGCTACGGAGCGACGATCATCGGCATCGGCATGCTGGGCGTCATGGCCCTGTATCTCGGCATCGAGCCGATCGACGGCGACCCCAACAACCTGATCCCTCAGATTGCAGCGACGTTCCTCGGGCCGGTTCTACTCTGCCTCTTCTTCATCATGATCATCGGCTCGCTCGCCTCCACGGCAGACTCCGACCTTGCCGCGCTGTCGTCAATCATGATGGCCGACGTCTATGGCCAGAACATCGCAGGCACGAAGAACGCGAACCCTCAGACGATGCTGCTCGTTGGCCGCATCACCATGATCGTCGCAACGGGTGCTGCGTTGTTCTTCGCCAGCGGCCAGATGAACATTCTCGATCTGCTCGTGTTTGTCGGTGCCCTGTGGGGTGCCCTCGTGTTCCCTGTCATCGCGAGCTTCTACTGGAAGAAGGTGACGAACCTCGCGTTCTCGGCGTCGGTGCTCACCGCACTCGCCGTGTTCATTCCCGTGCGCTTCGAGTGGTTCTCGATGGCTGGCGCCACCGGCATCATCTTCGACGTCCTCTCGGTGATCGGCATTGGCATCGTGCTCGGTCTCATGGCGTTCGGCTTCTTCGGCAAGCGGGTGGCACTCATCGTCGCGGGCGTCGCCATCGTGGCATCCGCGCCGTTCGCCATCGGGTTCTTGCACGACTACGCCGTGCTTTCGGGCTCCCTCGTGGCGTATTCCGTGAGCACGATCGTCTGCACCGCGCTGTCGTTCCGCAGCAAGATGAACTTCGACTTCGACCTCATCAAGCAGCGCACAGGCGACTTCGACACAGAGAACCCGGAAGACGCGCTTCTCGACACCGTCACGCCCACCTCGAGCGCAGACAACACCACCGATTCCGACGACGAGTCCGCCGACCAGGCGCGACGCTAA
- the putP gene encoding sodium/proline symporter PutP, whose translation MSDQVFQTIAIVLYFAGMLTIGWFAYRKTKNDLDGFMLAGRGLSPGTAALSAGASDMSGWLLLGLPGAIYISGLVEAWIAIGLTIGAWLNWKFVAPRLRAYTEVAGNSITIPSFLEHRLRDKSRALRIVCGIIILVFFTFYVSSGMVAAGKFFESSFGINYVWGMLLVAAITMIYTLFGGFLGATLTDVAQGLLMLAALIAVPIVAVVNAGGPSTVVTTINDLDPNLLNLVPGGAALGIISAAAWGLGYFGQPHIIVRFMALKSPQDATAGRRIGIGWMILTVLGSIATALIGISYFANTGGQPTDAESGETVFLDLAQILFHPFIAGLVLAAVLAAIMSTISSQLVVTSSALVEDLYKMIAEKTGGVDRIKDKTYVAFGRVGVLIVAIIAVILALNPSQSILDLVGFAWAGFGSAFGPIILLALFWKKLSNWGALSGLITGAVVAYVWGQFGATMFGAESWVAQTYEIIPGFIANLVVAVVVSLLTFKENDAITQEFSRTSEIALPGYKAPAEASSPEA comes from the coding sequence ATGTCGGATCAAGTGTTCCAGACAATCGCCATCGTTCTCTATTTCGCGGGAATGCTAACCATTGGTTGGTTCGCGTATAGAAAAACCAAGAACGACCTCGACGGCTTTATGCTCGCGGGTCGCGGATTGAGCCCCGGAACGGCGGCCCTCAGCGCGGGAGCTTCCGATATGTCCGGCTGGTTGCTGCTGGGTCTTCCCGGTGCCATCTACATATCGGGCCTTGTTGAGGCGTGGATCGCGATCGGTCTCACGATCGGCGCTTGGCTCAACTGGAAGTTCGTCGCGCCGCGGTTGCGTGCGTACACCGAGGTTGCCGGCAACTCGATCACGATTCCGAGCTTTCTCGAGCACCGACTGCGTGACAAGTCGCGTGCGTTGCGCATCGTCTGCGGCATCATCATCCTGGTCTTCTTCACGTTCTACGTGTCGAGCGGCATGGTGGCAGCGGGCAAGTTCTTCGAATCGAGCTTCGGCATCAACTACGTGTGGGGAATGCTCCTCGTCGCCGCGATCACCATGATCTACACCCTCTTTGGCGGATTCCTCGGTGCCACGCTCACCGACGTCGCTCAGGGTCTGCTGATGCTGGCGGCGCTGATCGCCGTTCCGATCGTTGCCGTGGTCAACGCGGGCGGCCCATCGACGGTCGTCACCACGATCAACGACCTCGATCCGAACCTTCTGAACCTCGTTCCGGGTGGAGCTGCGCTGGGGATCATCTCTGCTGCTGCGTGGGGGCTTGGGTACTTCGGGCAACCGCACATCATTGTGCGGTTTATGGCGCTGAAGTCCCCGCAGGACGCCACGGCGGGGCGCCGGATCGGAATCGGCTGGATGATTCTGACCGTGCTCGGATCGATTGCGACGGCGCTGATCGGCATCTCGTACTTCGCAAACACGGGCGGTCAGCCGACCGACGCAGAATCGGGCGAGACAGTGTTCCTCGACCTCGCGCAGATTCTATTCCACCCGTTCATCGCTGGTCTGGTGCTCGCAGCAGTGCTCGCAGCAATCATGTCGACGATTTCGTCTCAGCTTGTCGTCACGTCATCTGCTCTCGTGGAAGACCTCTACAAGATGATTGCAGAGAAGACGGGCGGCGTTGATCGCATCAAAGACAAGACCTATGTGGCATTCGGTCGCGTTGGTGTTCTGATCGTCGCGATCATCGCGGTGATTCTCGCACTCAACCCGTCTCAAAGCATCCTCGACTTGGTCGGGTTTGCCTGGGCAGGCTTCGGTTCCGCATTCGGGCCGATCATTCTGCTTGCTCTCTTCTGGAAGAAGCTCAGTAACTGGGGTGCCCTCTCCGGGCTCATCACCGGTGCCGTCGTCGCCTACGTGTGGGGACAGTTCGGAGCGACGATGTTCGGGGCAGAGTCGTGGGTCGCACAGACCTACGAGATCATTCCGGGATTCATCGCGAACCTCGTTGTGGCCGTCGTCGTCAGCCTGCTCACGTTCAAAGAGAACGACGCGATCACTCAGGAGTTCAGCCGCACCTCAGAGATCGCGCTGCCCGGCTACAAGGCACCGGCCGAGGCATCATCACCCGAAGCCTGA
- a CDS encoding alpha/beta hydrolase: protein MTSFQKPSRSHFLWRQLLLGCGVVLALIALVSSASPWPSTMLIRGVFEDGGAATVAEMERHQPKLDIESERNIPYATGSEDTQLDVFRPASASEPLPVVVWVHGGAWVSGSKDNVAPYLEMIANEGYAAIGIGYTLGPEATYPTAFEQLNTALEYIDDHADELGIDPDQIILAGDSAGSQLASQLAVLVTNPHYAHFTGIESALSPDQLDAVILYCGVYDLDAMAELTGIESWGLKTALWAYTGTKAWSQLASGSLMSTQNWVTEDFPETFISGGNGDALTWIQSLPMSQTLRDEGVEVTELFYEADHKPALPHEYQFHLDLKDARIAFDKTLDFLDRVTAEQH, encoded by the coding sequence GTGACTTCCTTTCAGAAACCCTCGCGCTCGCACTTCCTCTGGCGCCAGCTTCTGCTCGGCTGTGGCGTCGTTCTCGCACTCATCGCGCTTGTGTCGAGCGCGAGCCCGTGGCCGTCGACAATGCTGATTCGTGGGGTGTTTGAAGACGGGGGCGCCGCGACGGTTGCCGAGATGGAGCGACACCAGCCCAAGCTCGACATCGAATCAGAACGGAACATCCCATACGCCACGGGCAGTGAAGACACGCAACTCGATGTGTTCCGCCCGGCATCGGCTTCTGAGCCGCTCCCCGTCGTTGTCTGGGTGCACGGAGGAGCCTGGGTGTCGGGCAGCAAAGACAATGTCGCACCGTACCTGGAGATGATCGCAAACGAGGGCTATGCGGCAATCGGCATCGGCTACACACTCGGCCCCGAAGCCACGTATCCCACGGCATTTGAGCAGCTCAACACGGCACTCGAGTACATCGATGACCACGCCGATGAACTCGGCATTGACCCAGACCAGATCATCCTTGCCGGAGACTCTGCGGGATCACAGCTTGCCAGCCAGCTCGCTGTTTTGGTCACCAACCCGCACTATGCTCACTTCACCGGTATTGAGTCGGCGCTCTCTCCTGACCAGCTTGATGCCGTGATTCTGTACTGCGGCGTGTATGACCTCGATGCCATGGCTGAGCTCACCGGCATCGAATCGTGGGGGCTGAAGACAGCGCTCTGGGCGTACACCGGCACGAAGGCGTGGTCACAGCTGGCCTCCGGCTCTCTCATGTCGACGCAGAACTGGGTGACGGAAGACTTCCCAGAAACCTTCATCTCGGGTGGAAACGGCGATGCTCTCACCTGGATTCAGTCGCTCCCCATGTCGCAGACGCTGCGCGACGAAGGCGTTGAGGTGACCGAGCTGTTCTACGAAGCAGACCACAAACCGGCGCTTCCCCACGAATACCAGTTTCATCTTGACCTGAAAGATGCCAGAATCGCCTTCGACAAGACCCTCGACTTTCTCGACCGGGTGACGGCAGAGCAGCATTGA
- a CDS encoding putative protein N(5)-glutamine methyltransferase: protein MSDVEKLAVRLRESGSVFAEEEAALFFEAARDARDLELMVRRRLDGEAPEHIVGWAEFCGLRIAVAPNVFIPRQRTAALVDQAARLCAQGSIVVDMCCGSGALGSVIAERHPGIELHAADSEHVAVTCARENLAGFGAVHEGDLVDALPADLRGRIDVIVANVPYVPSAELRLMPAEAREREPAVTHDGGADGLNVFRRLVAAAPAWLAAGGSILSEISDEQADAALAALAAANLRGRTVYDDERETTVVIGTRT, encoded by the coding sequence GTGAGCGACGTCGAGAAGCTCGCGGTGCGTCTGCGAGAGTCGGGAAGCGTCTTTGCCGAGGAAGAGGCAGCGCTGTTTTTCGAGGCAGCACGCGATGCGCGCGATCTGGAGTTGATGGTGCGGCGGCGTCTCGACGGCGAGGCACCCGAGCACATCGTCGGCTGGGCGGAGTTCTGCGGCTTGCGCATCGCTGTGGCGCCCAACGTGTTCATTCCGCGTCAGCGCACCGCAGCGCTCGTCGACCAGGCCGCGCGGCTGTGCGCGCAGGGCAGTATCGTCGTGGACATGTGCTGTGGCTCGGGCGCGCTGGGCAGCGTGATCGCCGAGCGGCATCCGGGAATCGAACTCCACGCCGCAGACAGCGAGCATGTCGCCGTGACCTGCGCTCGCGAGAACCTGGCGGGGTTCGGTGCCGTGCACGAGGGCGACCTCGTCGACGCGTTGCCGGCCGACCTGCGTGGCCGCATCGACGTGATTGTCGCCAACGTGCCGTATGTGCCGAGCGCTGAACTGCGGCTGATGCCCGCCGAGGCGCGCGAGCGCGAACCGGCAGTCACGCACGATGGCGGAGCAGATGGCCTCAACGTCTTTCGTCGCCTTGTCGCTGCGGCGCCCGCTTGGCTCGCAGCGGGCGGCAGCATCCTCAGTGAAATCAGCGACGAGCAGGCGGATGCTGCGCTCGCAGCGCTCGCCGCGGCGAACCTGCGTGGGCGCACCGTGTACGACGACGAGCGCGAAACAACGGTGGTCATCGGCACGCGCACATGA
- a CDS encoding DUF2804 domain-containing protein, with the protein MTHKPQSTEREITQRTALTDARGRLNPDAVGWMRRPFVDTSGIDGRRVWGRNKRWEYWCVMTPTHIMAATVSSIDYAGVHEVWVFDRETEESIGHGATVPLARGAVLPASLGDGPASASTRDMSIEIADVDAGATRLRARAPRVRFDVAAETPPGHESLGVVVPWSESRFQYTVKDIARPASGTLWIDDVEYAVPADRSWAVLDHGRGRWPYNVRWNWGAGSGTSGDHVIGIQLGGQWTVGTGSTENAFVLDGRLHKIGEELRWQYDTANYLEPWRITGDDIDLTFEPFYDKVTRTNLGVLQSHTDQCFGAYSGWFRDADGVATEFTGIEGWAEDVHNRW; encoded by the coding sequence GTGACCCACAAACCCCAGAGCACCGAACGCGAGATCACGCAGCGCACAGCACTGACCGATGCCCGCGGCCGTCTCAACCCCGACGCCGTCGGATGGATGCGCCGGCCCTTTGTCGACACCAGCGGCATCGACGGCAGACGTGTCTGGGGTCGCAACAAGCGCTGGGAGTACTGGTGCGTCATGACGCCGACGCACATCATGGCGGCAACGGTGTCGTCAATCGACTACGCCGGCGTGCACGAGGTGTGGGTGTTCGACCGCGAAACCGAGGAGTCAATCGGCCACGGCGCAACAGTTCCTCTCGCGCGCGGCGCAGTGTTGCCCGCGAGCCTCGGCGACGGGCCGGCAAGCGCAAGCACCCGCGACATGAGCATCGAGATCGCTGACGTGGATGCTGGCGCCACACGGCTGCGCGCCCGGGCACCGCGCGTGCGGTTCGACGTCGCCGCCGAGACTCCTCCTGGGCACGAGAGCCTCGGCGTCGTTGTGCCCTGGAGCGAGTCGCGCTTTCAGTACACGGTGAAAGACATCGCCAGACCGGCATCCGGCACCCTCTGGATTGACGACGTGGAATACGCCGTTCCTGCAGACCGCTCGTGGGCGGTGCTCGACCATGGCCGCGGACGCTGGCCCTATAACGTGCGCTGGAACTGGGGCGCAGGCTCGGGCACGAGCGGTGACCACGTCATCGGCATTCAGCTCGGCGGGCAATGGACCGTTGGCACGGGATCGACAGAGAACGCCTTCGTGCTCGACGGACGGCTGCACAAGATCGGCGAGGAGTTGCGCTGGCAGTACGACACCGCGAACTACCTTGAGCCGTGGCGCATCACGGGCGACGACATCGACCTCACGTTCGAGCCCTTCTACGACAAGGTGACGCGCACCAACCTCGGCGTTCTGCAGTCGCACACCGACCAGTGTTTCGGCGCCTACTCGGGCTGGTTTCGCGACGCCGATGGCGTCGCGACAGAGTTCACCGGCATCGAGGGCTGGGCCGAAGACGTGCACAACCGCTGGTGA